In Acidobacteriota bacterium, the genomic stretch GGCGAGAGTTTTCAGTTTCATGTTGAAGGCAGGCCTTTCCGGTCGGAATGGGGTTCGCCGGATCGGGAAGACGGTCAAATGTCGTAAACGGTCACGTTCCCTTTGATGTCCACCCTGACGAACTCCTTGGATTCCTTGTGGAATGAGATATCGAGCATCCAGATGATGGCCCACAGGCCGATGGTGAAAAAACTGAGCATGAGATGAAGGATGTGGTTCACCGGGGTGCCGTCGGCGACAATGGCCTGATAGTCGCCCTGGAAGACAATCCTCTTGCCCTCTTCCTGCATAACGGCCAACTGTTGCGACAAAAGGCGTCTTCGTTCGGCAGGTTTCAGATTCTCATTCCTGCTCACTCTGAATCTCCTTGCGGCCAGGATCGTTTTCGGTTGCCGGCGAAGCCACCCACGGAGATCTGACGTCATTCTCTCGAAAATATGCCCGGTCCGCCAGCCGAATGGCGTGGCGGCGCCGGCGGCGGGCTGATATAACACACGAGTCATGTCACAAGCGGTTGCGACATTGTGGCGCCGGGAGGTCCTTCGCTTTTATCGCCAACGGGGACGGCTGGTCGGCGCCCTGGGCACTCCCCTGGTCTTCTGGATCCTCATCGGATCGGGAGTCGGCGAATCCTTTCGTCCGGCGGCGGCGCCCGATGACCTCCACTACCTGGTCTATTTCTATCCCGGGACCATTCTGCTGATGCTCCTGTTTACGGCCATCTTCTCAACCATTTCCCTGATCGAGGACCGCCGTGAAGGATTCCTGCTCTCGGTCCTGGTGTCGCCGGTCTCCCGGGCGGGCGTGGTCCTGGGCAAGATCCTGGGAGGGGCGACCCTGGCTTTCCTGCAGGGTCTCATCTTTCTGCTTCTGGCGCCGCTGGCGGGTATTTCCCTCGGCCTGGAACAGATCTTGTGGATGATGGCCGTCATGGCCCTGATCGCCCTCTCCCTGACCGGCCTGGGCTTCGTCATCGCCTGGCAGAGCGAGTCGATTCAAGGCTTTCACGCCGTCATGAACCTGATGCTGGTTCCCATGTGGATCCTCTCGGGCGCCCTCTTCCCCTTCTCGGGGGCGTCGTCCTGGATCCAGTACCTGATGCGGATCAACCC encodes the following:
- a CDS encoding ABC transporter permease → MSQAVATLWRREVLRFYRQRGRLVGALGTPLVFWILIGSGVGESFRPAAAPDDLHYLVYFYPGTILLMLLFTAIFSTISLIEDRREGFLLSVLVSPVSRAGVVLGKILGGATLAFLQGLIFLLLAPLAGISLGLEQILWMMAVMALIALSLTGLGFVIAWQSESIQGFHAVMNLMLVPMWILSGALFPFSGASSWIQYLMRINPLSYEVSLLWHALHSEVPNLGIRLPSFTASLAVTLLFVLVVFGVSLWLVRRPGLRGLA